Within the Thermus tengchongensis genome, the region CAGGGTATCCTGGTAGGTCTTGAGGAGGGCCTCGTAGTCCTGGCGCTCCTTGGCCGTGGCCTGGCCCGAACGGATCTTTTGGTCCAGGGGCTTGAGCTTTTCCTCCAGGGGAGCCAGCTCCTTGCGGGCCTGGGCCTGGAGGTCCTGGACCTTTTTGTAGTCGGGGTGGGCCTGCACCAGGGCATCGGCGTCCACAAAGCCCACCCGGGCGGCCACGTTCCGGTTCTGGGCCAGCATGGGGGTAAGGAGGGCGCCCAGGGCCAGGAGGAGGGCTGCTAGGGGAAAGCGCTTCATAGGAGAAAGCCTAAGGCCTTAGGGTGAAGGGTGCGTGAGAGAAGTCTCTCTATCGCTTTGCCCCGGGTTGGGGTACCATGCATGGCGGAGGTGGATTATGCGCAAAGTGCTTTGGGCGTTGGCGTTGTTGGCCTTAGGCACGGGAGCTTTTGCCCAGCGGGCGGTGTCCTTCCGCCTATCCTTGCCCCCGGCGGGGCTGGGATTGGGCCTCGAGGCGCCCCTGGAGCGCAACCTGGTCTTCCGCGGGTTTGCGGATCTCTTCCCTGGCGGACCCAGTTTCCTGGCGGCGGGCGAGGTTTTGTTCAAACCCGACCTGGGCCAGCTGGACCGGGACCTGCGGGGGATCAGGCCCTACTTCGGGGGTGGGCTTGGGGGGTACTTCGCCGCTGGGAGCGAAGTGGGGTTGCACCTCTCCTTGGGGGTGGAGTTCCTCCTGGATGCCCGCACGGGGATCTTTCTGGACGGGGAGTACTTTTACGCCTTTGGCGGAGGCCGGTTTGGCCGCACGGTTATAGGGGCCAACCTGCGCTAGAGGGACTTCCTTGTCCCCGCCAAAGTTTTGGCGGGGACATTTTTCTTCTTGCCCCAGGGTAGACTGGAAACCGGAGGTGAAGCCATGCTGGTCAGGGACTGGATGACCAAGGACCCCCTCACCGTGGCCCCGGATACCCCGGTGCTGGAAGCCATCAATCTTTTGAAGAACAAAGGTTTCCGGCGCTTGCCGGTGGTGAAGGACGGGAAGCTCATCGGCCTGGTCACCGACAAGGACCTCAAGGACGCCATGCCCTCCAAGGCCACCACCCTATCGGTCTGGGAGATGAACTACCTCCTCTCCAAGCTCACGGTGCAGGAGGTGATGGCCAAGCCCGTGATCACCGTGGAGGCCGACGCACCC harbors:
- a CDS encoding OmpH family outer membrane protein translates to MKRFPLAALLLALGALLTPMLAQNRNVAARVGFVDADALVQAHPDYKKVQDLQAQARKELAPLEEKLKPLDQKIRSGQATAKERQDYEALLKTYQDTLKKWQDRQNPVLKPILEEVDQAIAKVAKAQGFAVVMSRQVAAQSGLVVYADEDTDLTEAVKRELRR